One window of Halorarum salinum genomic DNA carries:
- a CDS encoding DUF7130 family rubredoxin-like protein, producing the protein MSGRGETPEEEHEDVEPEGHELAFGQTLYTEDGEPVGTIRGIEEGGLFLSTRDGVESLSIEHARSGQAFGEAELMWRCMNCGEMGEIDDGLPDGCPNCGIERESLMYWTED; encoded by the coding sequence ATGAGTGGACGCGGCGAGACCCCTGAGGAGGAGCACGAGGACGTCGAACCGGAGGGCCACGAACTCGCGTTCGGCCAGACGCTGTACACCGAGGACGGCGAGCCGGTCGGGACGATACGCGGGATCGAGGAGGGCGGGCTGTTCCTCAGCACGCGTGACGGCGTGGAGTCGCTCAGCATCGAACACGCCCGGTCCGGGCAGGCGTTCGGCGAGGCGGAACTGATGTGGCGCTGCATGAACTGCGGCGAGATGGGCGAGATCGACGACGGACTCCCCGACGGCTGTCCCAACTGCGGCATCGAGCGCGAGTCGCTCATGTACTGGACCGAGGACTGA
- a CDS encoding NADH-quinone oxidoreductase subunit D — protein sequence MSTDDPERAGADVAESAESAERGGATAGGVDYDELAGLLGDLAVGREEHVNAEAFVVRPDEVQDALSRLKEEAGFDHLSCLTAQEYEDRYESIYHLTSFDDRTREVGVVVPAAKDDPVSETAVPVYETANWHEREAYDLVGIEYDDHPDLYRILLPETWQGHPLSLDYDQDRPQVVALREHANPLADATREEGTGQETGGTDTMYINIGPHHPATHGVLHLKTTLDGEQVADVEPDVGYLHRCEEQMAQQGTYRHQIIPYSNRWDYTANLPNEWAVARAIEDLVDIEVPEYAEVLRTMSVELGRMLGHFLAVGTFALDVYGDFTAIFMYAIRDRELVQNILEDLTGQRMMFYYFRVGGVAWDVPEPREEFFEKTRDFLEGLPEAIEEYYDLTTNNEILQMRTVDTGYLSPEKAKAYGCTGPVGRASGVDYDLRRDDPYGHYPNLDWNVVTEDGGDNYARLLVRLREVEESARIVEQCLDLLEDWPEEDRTLQANVPRTLKPPDGAEIYRAVESAKGELGVYIRSDGTDSPRRFKIRSPCFHNLSALPEMSEGEYVPDLVAALGSLDIVLGSVDR from the coding sequence ATGAGCACCGACGACCCCGAGCGGGCGGGGGCGGACGTCGCGGAGTCGGCCGAGAGCGCCGAGCGGGGCGGGGCGACGGCCGGCGGCGTCGACTACGACGAACTGGCGGGCCTGCTCGGCGACCTCGCCGTCGGCCGCGAGGAGCACGTGAACGCCGAGGCGTTCGTCGTCCGGCCCGACGAGGTGCAGGACGCGCTCTCCAGACTGAAGGAGGAGGCCGGCTTCGACCACCTCTCGTGTCTCACCGCCCAGGAGTACGAGGACCGCTACGAGTCGATCTACCACCTGACGTCGTTCGACGACCGCACCCGCGAGGTGGGCGTCGTCGTGCCGGCCGCGAAGGACGACCCCGTGAGCGAGACGGCGGTTCCGGTGTACGAGACGGCGAACTGGCACGAGCGGGAGGCGTACGACCTCGTCGGCATCGAGTACGACGACCACCCCGACCTCTACCGCATCCTCCTGCCCGAGACGTGGCAGGGCCACCCGCTCTCGCTCGACTACGACCAGGACCGCCCGCAGGTCGTCGCCCTCCGGGAACACGCCAACCCGCTGGCGGACGCGACGCGCGAGGAGGGAACGGGACAGGAGACGGGCGGGACCGACACGATGTACATCAACATCGGGCCCCACCACCCGGCGACCCACGGCGTGCTCCACCTCAAGACGACGCTCGACGGCGAGCAGGTCGCCGACGTCGAACCGGACGTCGGCTACCTCCACCGCTGCGAGGAGCAGATGGCCCAGCAGGGGACGTACCGTCACCAGATAATCCCCTACTCGAACCGGTGGGACTACACGGCGAACCTCCCGAACGAGTGGGCGGTCGCGCGGGCCATCGAGGACCTGGTCGACATTGAGGTGCCCGAGTACGCCGAGGTGCTCCGGACGATGTCGGTCGAACTCGGCCGGATGCTCGGCCACTTCCTCGCGGTCGGCACGTTCGCGCTGGACGTGTACGGCGACTTCACGGCCATCTTCATGTACGCCATCCGCGACCGCGAACTGGTCCAGAACATCCTCGAGGACCTCACGGGCCAGCGGATGATGTTCTACTACTTCCGCGTCGGCGGGGTCGCGTGGGACGTCCCCGAACCCCGCGAGGAGTTCTTCGAGAAGACCCGCGACTTCCTCGAGGGGCTCCCCGAGGCGATAGAGGAGTACTACGACCTGACGACGAACAACGAGATCCTCCAGATGCGGACCGTCGACACGGGCTACCTGTCGCCCGAGAAGGCGAAGGCGTACGGCTGTACCGGCCCGGTCGGCCGGGCCTCGGGCGTCGACTACGACCTGCGGCGGGACGACCCGTACGGCCACTACCCGAACCTCGACTGGAACGTCGTCACCGAGGATGGCGGCGACAACTACGCGCGCCTGCTCGTCCGCCTCCGCGAGGTCGAGGAGTCCGCCCGCATCGTCGAGCAGTGTCTCGACCTGCTGGAGGACTGGCCCGAGGAGGACCGGACGCTCCAGGCGAACGTCCCCCGGACGCTGAAGCCGCCGGACGGCGCCGAGATCTACCGGGCGGTCGAGTCCGCGAAGGGCGAACTCGGCGTCTACATCCGGTCGGACGGCACCGACAGCCCCCGGCGGTTCAAAATCCGGAGCCCGTGTTTCCACAACCTCTCGGCGCTGCCCGAGATGTCCGAGGGCGAGTACGTGCCCGACCTCGTCGCCGCCCTCGGCAGCCTCGACATCGTGCTCGGGAGCGTCGACAGGTGA
- a CDS encoding uracil-DNA glycosylase → MAASEFEDRFADELDEVPTEQFDRSRFVPGVGSLDADVAFVGEAPGATEVEEGEPFVGRAGAELDEVLSELGVDRSSVYITNLVKVRPPENRTPRAAEIDAWRDVLEAELRAVSPAVVVPLGTTATRALLDTDEGITDVHGRRFERDGRTIVPAFHPAASLYDRSKRDAFGADVRAAFEAI, encoded by the coding sequence ATGGCCGCGAGCGAGTTCGAGGACCGGTTCGCCGACGAACTGGACGAGGTTCCGACCGAACAGTTCGACCGGTCGCGCTTCGTCCCGGGGGTCGGCTCCCTCGACGCCGACGTCGCCTTCGTGGGCGAGGCACCCGGCGCCACGGAGGTCGAGGAGGGCGAACCGTTCGTCGGCCGGGCCGGCGCGGAGCTGGACGAGGTGCTCTCGGAGCTCGGCGTGGACCGGTCGTCGGTGTACATCACGAACCTCGTGAAGGTCCGCCCGCCCGAGAACCGGACGCCGCGGGCGGCCGAGATCGACGCCTGGCGCGACGTCCTCGAGGCCGAACTGCGGGCCGTGTCGCCGGCGGTCGTCGTCCCGCTGGGCACGACCGCGACGCGAGCGCTCCTGGACACGGACGAGGGGATCACGGACGTCCACGGGCGGCGGTTCGAACGCGACGGGCGGACGATCGTCCCCGCGTTCCACCCCGCGGCGTCCCTCTACGACCGGAGCAAGCGCGACGCCTTCGGGGCCGACGTCCGGGCCGCGTTCGAGGCGATCTGA
- a CDS encoding helix-turn-helix domain-containing protein — protein sequence MTTIVRLTLPAGQFALEETFRQVPSAEFEIVRVVANSSDGVLPLVWATADDGDPFDSLPEAVGEDPATRNVEVVTEFDSEYLLKLEWEMHVRVPFYILKEEDATILDARTKGNDWHFRILFPEHDSVATTYQSCKDYDIDIDIKQITQLSNSFRRSWYGLTEHQYQTIVGAYREGYYAVPRRANLEELAREFDVSHQALSERLRRGHEKLIANAMHLESSTV from the coding sequence ATGACGACTATCGTCAGACTCACCCTGCCGGCCGGGCAGTTCGCGCTCGAGGAGACGTTCCGGCAGGTGCCGTCCGCGGAGTTCGAGATCGTCCGGGTGGTCGCGAACAGTTCGGACGGCGTGCTCCCGCTGGTGTGGGCGACCGCGGACGACGGTGACCCGTTCGACTCGCTCCCCGAGGCGGTCGGGGAGGACCCGGCGACCCGGAACGTCGAGGTCGTCACCGAGTTCGACAGCGAGTACCTCCTGAAACTGGAGTGGGAGATGCACGTCAGGGTGCCGTTCTACATCCTGAAGGAGGAGGACGCGACCATCCTCGACGCGCGCACGAAGGGGAACGACTGGCACTTCCGCATCCTCTTTCCCGAGCACGACTCGGTCGCGACGACCTACCAGTCGTGCAAGGACTACGACATCGACATCGACATCAAACAGATCACGCAGCTGTCGAACTCGTTCCGCCGGAGCTGGTACGGCCTCACCGAACACCAGTACCAGACCATCGTCGGCGCGTACCGCGAGGGGTACTACGCCGTCCCGCGGCGGGCGAACCTGGAGGAGCTCGCCCGCGAGTTCGACGTCTCCCACCAGGCGCTCTCCGAGCGTCTCCGCCGCGGCCACGAGAAACTCATCGCCAACGCGATGCACCTGGAGTCGAGCACGGTCTGA
- a CDS encoding DUF7471 family protein, giving the protein MRPVPLAAGHGGDPWYALVLGLAAVGGAILLGLGLAAFLRRGSRSYLLVALALGTLLARTALAVGATWGGIGDGPHHLGEHALDVAMAGLVIGAVYYARTAGGSAS; this is encoded by the coding sequence ATGCGACCCGTCCCCCTCGCCGCGGGCCACGGCGGCGACCCGTGGTACGCGCTCGTGCTCGGACTCGCGGCCGTCGGCGGGGCGATCCTGCTCGGCCTGGGGCTCGCCGCCTTCCTCCGACGGGGCTCCCGGTCGTACCTCCTCGTCGCGCTCGCGCTCGGGACGCTCCTCGCGCGGACGGCGCTCGCCGTCGGCGCGACGTGGGGCGGCATCGGCGACGGCCCGCACCACCTCGGCGAGCACGCGCTCGACGTCGCGATGGCCGGGCTGGTCATCGGCGCCGTGTACTACGCACGGACCGCCGGGGGGTCGGCGTCGTGA
- a CDS encoding winged helix-turn-helix transcriptional regulator: MSDGPADGRPTRERVAAYLRRHPGLHFNELVRRLDLAPGQAQYHLRGLTADGGFRREEVSGRTHYFPPGFAPDERLLVALLRRETARDVCLELLERPRRPGPLAEDLGVARSTLEWHLDGLVDADVVRKRRDSRGRVTLELADPEAAARALRAVEPSAPDRMLDRFTRLVDGLLGTE, from the coding sequence GTGAGCGACGGCCCCGCGGACGGCCGCCCGACCCGCGAGCGCGTCGCCGCGTACCTCCGACGTCACCCCGGACTCCACTTCAACGAACTCGTCCGGCGCCTCGACCTCGCGCCGGGCCAGGCGCAGTACCACCTCCGCGGGCTCACCGCCGACGGGGGGTTCCGGCGCGAGGAGGTGTCCGGGCGGACCCACTACTTCCCGCCGGGGTTCGCCCCCGACGAGCGCCTCCTCGTCGCGTTGCTGCGCCGCGAGACCGCCCGCGACGTCTGCCTCGAACTGCTGGAGCGCCCCCGCCGGCCCGGCCCGCTGGCCGAGGACCTCGGCGTCGCGCGGAGCACGCTCGAGTGGCACCTCGACGGCCTCGTCGACGCCGACGTGGTCCGGAAGCGGCGCGACAGCAGGGGACGGGTCACCCTCGAACTCGCGGACCCCGAGGCGGCCGCGCGCGCCCTCCGGGCGGTCGAGCCCTCGGCCCCGGACCGCATGCTCGACCGGTTCACCCGGCTCGTGGACGGGCTGCTGGGGACGGAGTGA
- a CDS encoding Dyp-type peroxidase — MTDRDGVDPRAGPPDPDPSTGGDGEGLSRRAFAKAAVAAGGAAALSACVERLRPDEPIPDGDGADAHPTGQHEWNGFLRTDEAGNHQLPRHHTFLYCSLPGDGPPGSDARSTVADALDPLDEAFAWGPEGLLHSVGYSPAYFGRYDGSLPDSVDLPRPEPLAPFETPTFDEQDLLVHLASDRPDALLSAEEALTGERGSANDVEFPDALTDAVTVESRRTGFMEVGRPHEEGDDLAGVPQPNPIPEDAPLFMGFVAGLRANQATESYVTLPDGPFAGGTTKAVSNWRQRLNDWYGEQDPDQRVTEMFSPGHAAEGLVEGAGQNLGDDSGVDDVLDVVADAKEHGRVGHAQKAARANRDDEGNVKLLRRHVESTDDDEASLHFPALQRGISDFEEVRRAMNGTDAAEATPAVRQRVNNGILEYIFVRRRGYFLVPPRNLRALPRPDGSA; from the coding sequence ATGACCGACCGCGACGGGGTGGACCCCCGCGCCGGGCCGCCGGATCCCGACCCCTCGACCGGCGGGGACGGCGAGGGCCTCTCGCGCCGCGCGTTCGCGAAGGCCGCCGTGGCCGCCGGCGGCGCGGCCGCCCTTTCGGCGTGCGTCGAGCGCCTCCGGCCCGACGAGCCGATCCCTGACGGCGACGGCGCCGACGCGCACCCGACCGGCCAGCACGAGTGGAACGGGTTCCTCCGGACCGACGAGGCGGGCAACCACCAGCTCCCGCGCCACCACACGTTCCTCTACTGTTCGCTCCCCGGCGACGGTCCGCCGGGCTCGGACGCCCGCTCGACCGTCGCGGACGCGCTCGATCCGCTCGACGAGGCGTTCGCGTGGGGACCGGAGGGGCTGCTCCACTCGGTCGGCTACTCGCCGGCGTACTTCGGCCGCTACGACGGGTCGCTCCCGGACTCCGTGGACCTCCCGCGCCCCGAGCCGCTCGCGCCGTTCGAGACGCCGACGTTCGACGAGCAGGACCTGCTCGTCCACCTCGCCTCCGACCGACCCGACGCGCTGCTGTCGGCCGAGGAGGCGCTGACCGGCGAGCGGGGCTCGGCCAACGACGTGGAGTTCCCGGACGCGCTGACCGACGCCGTGACCGTCGAGTCGCGCCGGACCGGGTTCATGGAGGTCGGCAGGCCCCACGAGGAGGGCGACGACCTCGCCGGGGTGCCACAGCCGAACCCCATCCCCGAGGACGCGCCGCTGTTCATGGGGTTCGTCGCCGGCCTGCGCGCGAACCAGGCGACCGAGTCGTACGTCACCCTCCCCGACGGCCCGTTCGCCGGCGGCACCACGAAGGCCGTCTCGAACTGGCGCCAGCGCCTGAACGACTGGTACGGCGAACAGGACCCGGACCAGCGCGTGACGGAGATGTTCTCGCCCGGTCACGCCGCCGAGGGGCTGGTCGAGGGCGCGGGCCAGAACCTCGGCGACGACAGCGGCGTCGACGACGTCCTCGACGTGGTCGCCGACGCGAAGGAGCACGGCCGCGTCGGGCACGCCCAGAAGGCCGCACGGGCGAACCGCGACGACGAGGGGAACGTAAAGCTGCTCCGCCGGCACGTCGAGTCAACCGACGACGACGAGGCGAGCCTCCACTTCCCGGCGCTCCAGCGGGGCATCTCCGACTTCGAGGAGGTTCGCCGCGCGATGAACGGCACGGACGCGGCCGAGGCGACGCCGGCGGTCCGCCAGCGGGTGAACAACGGCATCCTCGAGTACATCTTCGTCCGGCGGCGTGGCTACTTCCTCGTCCCGCCCCGGAACCTGCGGGCGCTGCCGCGGCCCGACGGGAGCGCGTGA
- a CDS encoding DHH family phosphoesterase, with protein METKLETVRTLQDLLAEGDELWIVCHNNPDPDCLASALALGHIAADVGIDEQHILYCGAISHQQNRAFVNLLEIDLRPFDPDDVVDRPEGSLLALVDHSVPGANNEIPAGTPVDVVIDHHEAEGIRARFVDHREAIGATSTILTEYLDALDVEFEPLLATALLFAIRRETLGFLRGATRAEYAAGGTLHEHADLNLLRQLANPSVSGATIDAIADAIDNRTVRGSVLVSYVGRTTERDALPQAADYLASLEGVETTVVFGIVEDTVQLSGRSTDARVHIGDVLRETFADVGSAGGHREMAGGEIPLGLFADQVDEDDQLVDIVERIILGRLVNALNLADDGDDGRDADAAG; from the coding sequence ATGGAGACGAAACTGGAGACGGTTCGAACGCTGCAGGACCTGCTCGCGGAGGGGGACGAGCTGTGGATCGTCTGCCACAACAACCCCGACCCCGACTGCCTCGCGAGCGCGCTCGCGCTGGGGCACATCGCCGCCGACGTGGGGATCGACGAACAGCACATCCTCTACTGCGGCGCCATCTCCCACCAGCAGAACCGCGCCTTCGTCAACCTCCTGGAGATCGATCTCCGGCCGTTCGACCCCGACGACGTGGTCGACCGTCCGGAGGGCTCGCTGCTCGCGCTCGTCGACCACTCCGTCCCCGGGGCGAACAACGAGATACCGGCGGGCACGCCCGTCGACGTCGTCATCGACCACCACGAGGCGGAGGGGATCCGCGCCCGATTCGTCGATCATCGCGAGGCGATCGGCGCGACGTCGACCATCCTCACCGAGTACCTCGACGCGCTCGACGTCGAGTTCGAACCCCTCCTCGCGACCGCGCTCCTGTTCGCGATCCGGCGGGAGACGCTGGGGTTCCTCCGGGGCGCCACGCGGGCGGAGTACGCTGCGGGGGGAACGCTCCACGAACACGCTGACCTGAACCTGCTCCGGCAGCTGGCGAACCCGTCGGTCAGCGGCGCGACCATCGACGCCATCGCCGACGCCATCGACAACCGCACGGTCCGCGGGTCGGTGCTCGTCTCGTACGTCGGGCGGACGACCGAACGGGACGCCCTCCCGCAGGCCGCGGACTACCTCGCGTCCCTCGAGGGCGTCGAGACGACGGTCGTCTTCGGCATCGTCGAGGACACGGTCCAGCTCAGCGGCCGTTCGACGGACGCCCGCGTCCACATCGGCGACGTCCTCCGGGAGACGTTCGCCGACGTCGGGAGCGCCGGCGGCCACCGGGAGATGGCGGGCGGGGAGATACCGCTCGGGCTCTTCGCCGATCAGGTGGACGAGGACGACCAGCTCGTCGACATCGTCGAGCGGATCATCCTCGGACGACTCGTGAACGCGCTCAACCTCGCCGACGACGGCGACGACGGGCGCGACGCCGACGCCGCCGGATGA
- a CDS encoding ABC transporter permease, which produces MFELAGYEGRKRVKGSVALAVGMSALVALYVAMFPSVSSSVDLDEYVRAFPPALREAFGVATLSTIEGFLATEVYAFGWVLLLGLYFAYAAAGLVAGDVERGRMDLLLSLPVTRSRVVSEKFLSLLVPIAVLNAVVPVAVYAGTALVDDPISIADLVAVHALSVPYLLSTASVGLLASVVFDRESVAQRVALAALFGLFLVDTAVANTDYAWLGALAPMRYYDPTAVLVEGTYDLAGAAILLASTLVLVGVSELWFAGRDVR; this is translated from the coding sequence ATGTTTGAACTCGCGGGGTACGAGGGCCGCAAGCGCGTGAAGGGGTCGGTCGCGCTCGCGGTCGGGATGAGCGCGCTCGTGGCGCTGTACGTCGCGATGTTCCCGTCCGTCTCGTCGTCGGTGGACCTCGACGAGTACGTCCGGGCGTTCCCGCCGGCGCTGCGGGAGGCGTTCGGCGTCGCCACGCTGAGCACCATCGAGGGGTTCCTCGCGACCGAAGTGTACGCGTTCGGCTGGGTGCTCCTGCTGGGGCTCTACTTCGCGTACGCCGCCGCGGGTCTCGTCGCCGGGGACGTCGAGCGGGGCCGGATGGACCTGCTGCTCTCGCTGCCGGTGACCCGCTCTCGCGTCGTCTCCGAGAAGTTCCTGTCGCTCCTCGTCCCGATCGCGGTGCTCAACGCCGTCGTTCCGGTCGCCGTCTACGCTGGGACCGCGCTCGTCGACGACCCGATCTCGATCGCGGATCTCGTCGCCGTCCACGCCCTGTCGGTGCCGTACCTCCTGTCGACCGCGAGCGTGGGGCTGCTCGCCTCGGTCGTCTTCGACCGCGAGAGCGTCGCCCAGCGGGTCGCGCTCGCGGCGCTGTTCGGCCTCTTCCTCGTCGACACCGCCGTCGCCAACACGGACTACGCGTGGCTCGGCGCGCTCGCGCCGATGCGGTACTACGACCCGACGGCCGTGCTCGTGGAGGGGACGTACGACCTCGCGGGCGCGGCCATCCTGCTCGCCTCGACGCTGGTGCTGGTGGGCGTGAGCGAACTGTGGTTCGCCGGGCGCGACGTCCGCTGA
- a CDS encoding ABC transporter ATP-binding protein, with protein sequence MDPIDVAGLTKEYGDVRGVDSLSLSVESGEVFGFLGPNGAGKTTTIRTLLGLQAPTDGTAAVLGADVRDESALVAAKRRIGYLPANPAFDATATGREILDLHGSIKGGERRAELLDLFDPPLDRPVREYSTGNEQKLGIVQAFMHDPELVILDEPTSGLDPLMQRRFEEFVRAERDRGRTVFFSSHVLGEVRRVCDRVGVLRNGRLVTVESVGDLLDRSGKAVHARAAEAIVPSDVDFEGTHDVEVHDGDGDAVTELSFTYTGEVNRLLARLHRFDLVDLTVEEAPLEDAFMRFYGAEAGNGGAGGDRVADADDAGDAADPDAVPAEGGGADV encoded by the coding sequence ATGGATCCCATCGACGTCGCCGGCCTGACGAAGGAGTACGGGGACGTCCGGGGGGTCGACTCGCTCTCGTTATCGGTCGAGTCGGGCGAGGTGTTCGGCTTCCTCGGCCCGAACGGCGCGGGGAAGACGACGACCATCCGGACGCTGCTGGGCCTCCAGGCGCCGACGGACGGCACCGCCGCGGTGCTCGGCGCGGACGTTCGCGACGAGTCGGCGCTCGTGGCGGCGAAGCGCCGGATCGGGTACCTGCCGGCGAACCCCGCGTTCGACGCGACCGCGACGGGCCGGGAGATCCTCGACCTGCACGGGTCGATCAAGGGCGGCGAGCGGCGCGCGGAGCTGCTGGACCTGTTCGACCCGCCGCTCGACCGGCCGGTCCGGGAGTACTCGACCGGCAACGAGCAGAAACTCGGCATCGTGCAGGCGTTCATGCACGACCCGGAGCTCGTGATCCTCGACGAGCCGACCTCGGGGCTCGACCCGCTGATGCAGCGCCGGTTCGAGGAGTTCGTCCGCGCCGAGCGCGACCGCGGGCGGACGGTGTTCTTCTCCTCGCACGTGCTCGGCGAGGTCCGGCGGGTCTGCGACCGGGTCGGCGTGCTCCGGAACGGTCGCCTCGTCACCGTCGAGAGCGTAGGGGACCTGCTCGACCGGAGCGGGAAGGCGGTCCACGCGCGGGCCGCGGAGGCTATCGTCCCGTCCGACGTCGACTTCGAGGGGACCCACGACGTCGAGGTTCACGACGGCGACGGCGACGCAGTCACCGAACTCTCCTTCACCTACACCGGCGAGGTGAACCGCCTGCTCGCTCGCCTCCACCGGTTCGACCTGGTCGATCTCACCGTCGAGGAAGCTCCCCTGGAGGACGCGTTCATGCGCTTCTACGGCGCGGAGGCCGGCAACGGCGGGGCCGGTGGAGACCGGGTGGCCGACGCCGACGACGCGGGGGACGCCGCGGACCCGGATGCAGTCCCCGCCGAGGGAGGTGGCGCGGATGTTTGA
- a CDS encoding TetR/AcrR family transcriptional regulator, translating into MRGFSDEERERIREELVETGRELLATYGPEKTNVADVTEPVGIAKSTFYRFFDSKADLYLEVFLRESEAFEARVEAELEGVEEPREGLERLFRCYAGFAEENVLVQRTMASGGYRDLFGDVSPERMEEYRAEGMAAYTPFVERFRGEGSGPLADLDPATVLGVMGTIGLLVLHREDYEQYGEGYYEAVREALVTSLARGLTAEEA; encoded by the coding sequence ATGCGCGGGTTCAGCGACGAGGAGCGCGAGCGGATCAGGGAGGAACTCGTCGAGACGGGGCGGGAACTGCTGGCCACCTACGGCCCGGAGAAGACGAACGTCGCGGACGTCACCGAGCCGGTCGGCATCGCCAAGAGCACCTTCTACCGCTTCTTCGACTCCAAGGCGGACCTGTACCTCGAGGTGTTCCTGCGGGAGAGCGAGGCGTTCGAGGCGCGCGTCGAGGCCGAACTCGAGGGGGTCGAGGAGCCGCGGGAGGGGCTCGAGCGGCTGTTCCGGTGCTACGCCGGGTTCGCCGAGGAGAACGTCCTCGTCCAGCGGACGATGGCGAGCGGGGGGTACCGCGACCTGTTCGGCGACGTGTCCCCCGAACGGATGGAGGAGTATCGGGCGGAGGGAATGGCCGCGTACACGCCGTTCGTCGAGCGCTTCCGGGGGGAGGGGAGCGGCCCGCTGGCGGACCTCGACCCGGCGACGGTGCTCGGCGTGATGGGGACGATCGGGCTCCTCGTCCTCCACCGTGAGGACTACGAGCAGTACGGCGAGGGCTACTACGAGGCGGTCCGCGAGGCGCTCGTCACCTCCCTCGCGCGGGGGCTGACGGCCGAGGAGGCCTGA
- a CDS encoding rhodanese-like domain-containing protein: MERRRFLRAAGAAGLAGTVAVSGCLGGSNGNEADGYPPTQEDTPDEQSVDVEGFETVDVEGTAVQLAPIDAAYYWYGRREARFVDARGRSQYDRSRVLGAALSPAPDGGSNDPTADWPADDRIVCYCGCPHHLSSLRAATFIENGYEDVYVIDEGFWEWHERGYPMAGSEVEGQPASYEIRGRVGPAHAGGMAWAWHDESGQREAAPIDADGSYLLELKFSGLTRSSPIRVETPAYEFEAPLADLLSTTVTGPDA; this comes from the coding sequence ATGGAGAGACGAAGGTTCCTCCGGGCGGCCGGCGCCGCCGGCCTCGCCGGAACCGTCGCCGTTTCGGGGTGTCTCGGCGGGTCGAACGGGAACGAGGCCGACGGCTACCCGCCGACCCAGGAGGACACGCCCGATGAGCAGTCCGTCGACGTCGAGGGGTTCGAGACGGTCGACGTCGAGGGGACCGCCGTCCAGCTCGCGCCGATCGACGCCGCGTACTACTGGTACGGCCGCCGCGAGGCCCGGTTCGTCGACGCGCGCGGCCGGTCCCAGTACGACCGGTCGCGCGTCCTCGGCGCGGCGCTCAGCCCCGCGCCGGACGGGGGGTCGAACGACCCGACCGCCGACTGGCCCGCGGACGACCGGATCGTCTGCTACTGCGGGTGTCCCCACCACCTCTCCTCGCTCCGGGCGGCGACGTTCATCGAGAACGGCTACGAGGACGTCTACGTCATCGACGAGGGGTTCTGGGAGTGGCACGAGCGCGGCTACCCGATGGCCGGCAGCGAGGTCGAAGGACAGCCGGCCTCCTACGAGATCCGCGGGCGGGTCGGACCCGCCCACGCCGGCGGGATGGCCTGGGCGTGGCACGACGAGTCGGGCCAGCGCGAGGCGGCGCCGATCGACGCGGACGGGAGCTACCTGCTCGAACTCAAGTTCTCGGGGCTCACGCGGTCCTCACCGATCCGCGTCGAGACGCCCGCCTACGAGTTCGAGGCCCCGCTGGCCGACCTCCTCTCGACGACCGTGACCGGGCCGGACGCGTAG